A region from the Saccharomonospora azurea NA-128 genome encodes:
- the thrS gene encoding threonine--tRNA ligase produces MSQSSSAAVSSASRVVVRAGTTAGAAVREAGHPSKGPQAVVVVRDPEGTLRDLAWVPETDVEVEPVAADTEDGRSVIRHSAAHVLAQAVQQQFPEAKLGIGPPIKDGFYYDFAVDRPFTPEDLQALEKRMKQIIKSAQQFSRRVVESVEAARAELADEPFKLELVDLKSSDGADAVDTSEVMEVGAGELTIYDNLDPRTKERVWGDLCRGPHVPTTKYIPAFKLTRVAAAYWRGDEKNPQLQRIYGTAWESSEAQDAYLEMLAEAERRDHRKLGAELDLFSFPEEIGSGLPVFHPKGGVIRREMEDYSRRRHEEAGYEFVNTPHITKGQLFETSGHLHWYREGMYPGMHLDAEYDDDGTVRKPGQEYFLKPMNCPMHNLIYRSRGRSYRELPLRLFEFGTVYRYEKSGVVHGLTRARGFTQDDAHIYCTVDQMHDEIKSLLQFVLDLLRDYGLDDFYLELSTRDPEKSIGSDEDWERATNALREAAESSGLELVLDPGGAAFYAPKISVQVKDAIGRSWQMSTIQVDLMEPELFDLEYQAADGSRQQPVMIHRALFGSMERFFGVLTEHYAGAFPAWLAPVQVVGIPIADAHVEHLRGVEKALRDRGIRVDIDTSDDRMQKKIRTHTTQKVPFLLLAGAKDVEAGAVSFRFRDGSQINGVPVAKAVEAVADWVARRENASPTAEALGAFVGQ; encoded by the coding sequence GTGTCGCAGTCGTCGTCCGCCGCAGTCTCGTCCGCCTCGCGCGTGGTGGTGCGAGCAGGCACTACGGCGGGTGCCGCGGTGCGCGAGGCGGGTCACCCGAGCAAGGGTCCGCAGGCCGTCGTGGTCGTGCGGGATCCCGAGGGGACGCTTCGCGACCTCGCGTGGGTTCCGGAGACCGACGTCGAGGTGGAGCCGGTCGCCGCCGACACCGAGGACGGTCGCAGTGTGATCCGGCACTCGGCGGCACACGTTCTCGCTCAGGCGGTGCAGCAGCAGTTCCCCGAGGCGAAGCTCGGCATCGGACCGCCGATCAAGGACGGCTTCTACTACGACTTCGCGGTCGACCGCCCGTTCACCCCGGAGGACCTCCAGGCGCTCGAGAAGCGCATGAAGCAGATCATCAAGAGCGCCCAGCAGTTCTCGCGCCGGGTCGTCGAGTCGGTCGAGGCGGCCAGGGCCGAACTCGCCGACGAGCCCTTCAAGCTCGAACTGGTGGATCTGAAGTCCAGCGACGGTGCGGACGCCGTCGATACCTCCGAGGTCATGGAGGTCGGTGCGGGCGAGCTGACCATCTACGACAACCTCGACCCGCGCACCAAGGAACGCGTGTGGGGCGACCTGTGCCGCGGGCCTCACGTGCCGACGACGAAGTACATCCCCGCGTTCAAGCTCACCCGGGTGGCCGCCGCGTACTGGCGTGGTGACGAGAAGAACCCCCAGCTGCAGCGCATCTACGGCACGGCGTGGGAGTCGTCGGAGGCGCAGGACGCCTACCTGGAGATGCTGGCGGAGGCCGAGCGCCGTGATCACCGCAAGCTCGGCGCGGAGCTCGACCTGTTCTCCTTCCCCGAGGAGATCGGTTCGGGCCTGCCCGTGTTCCACCCCAAGGGCGGCGTGATCCGCCGGGAGATGGAGGACTATTCCCGGCGTCGGCACGAGGAGGCGGGCTACGAGTTCGTCAACACGCCGCACATCACCAAGGGGCAGTTGTTCGAGACTTCCGGTCACCTGCACTGGTACCGCGAGGGCATGTACCCGGGCATGCACCTCGACGCCGAGTACGACGACGACGGCACCGTGCGCAAGCCCGGCCAGGAGTACTTCCTGAAGCCGATGAACTGCCCGATGCACAACCTCATCTACCGCTCGCGTGGGCGCAGCTACCGGGAGCTGCCGCTGCGGCTGTTCGAGTTCGGCACGGTGTACCGCTACGAGAAGTCGGGCGTCGTGCACGGCCTCACCCGGGCGCGGGGCTTCACCCAGGACGACGCGCACATCTACTGCACCGTCGACCAGATGCACGACGAGATCAAGTCGTTGCTGCAGTTCGTGCTCGACCTGCTGCGCGACTACGGTCTCGACGACTTCTACCTCGAACTGTCCACGCGCGACCCGGAGAAGTCGATCGGCAGCGACGAGGACTGGGAGCGGGCCACCAACGCGCTGCGGGAGGCGGCCGAGTCGAGTGGTCTGGAGCTGGTGCTCGACCCCGGTGGTGCCGCGTTCTACGCGCCGAAGATCAGCGTGCAGGTCAAGGACGCCATCGGGCGGAGCTGGCAGATGTCGACCATCCAGGTCGATCTGATGGAGCCGGAGCTCTTCGACCTGGAGTACCAGGCGGCCGACGGGTCGCGGCAGCAGCCGGTGATGATCCACCGGGCGCTGTTCGGGTCGATGGAGCGGTTCTTCGGTGTGTTGACCGAGCACTACGCCGGTGCGTTCCCAGCGTGGCTGGCTCCCGTGCAGGTCGTGGGCATCCCGATCGCCGACGCGCACGTCGAGCACCTGCGCGGTGTCGAGAAGGCGCTGCGCGACCGCGGAATCCGGGTCGACATCGACACCAGTGACGACCGCATGCAGAAGAAGATCCGCACGCACACCACGCAGAAGGTGCCGTTCCTGCTGCTCGCGGGCGCCAAGGACGTGGAAGCCGGAGCCGTGTCGTTCCGCTTCCGCGACGGCAGCCAGATCAACGGCGTTCCCGTGGCGAAGGCCGTGGAGGCGGTGGCCGACTGGGTTGCGCGCAGGGAGAACGCCTCGCCGACCGCGGAGGCCTTGGGAGCGTTCGTTGGCCAGTGA
- a CDS encoding LemA family protein, whose product MTTLLVLALVAALVMAGALWLVATANRLDRLHVRMDAGWAALDAALARRAVVARAVTASALRGDDAAALRAAADTAESAARPEREAAENELTRRLADVDRSVLPAALTDELNDAEERVVIARRVYNDAVRDALALRRRRRVRYFRLAGTAPTPEYFEIAEPDLANPPTS is encoded by the coding sequence ATGACCACACTGCTCGTGCTGGCGCTCGTCGCCGCACTGGTGATGGCGGGCGCGCTGTGGTTGGTCGCGACGGCCAACCGCCTCGACCGCCTGCACGTGCGGATGGACGCGGGCTGGGCCGCGCTCGACGCCGCGCTCGCGCGCCGAGCGGTGGTGGCGAGGGCGGTGACGGCGAGCGCACTGCGAGGCGACGACGCCGCGGCGTTGCGGGCCGCGGCGGACACGGCCGAGTCCGCCGCCCGGCCGGAGCGTGAGGCCGCGGAGAACGAGCTGACCCGCCGGCTCGCCGACGTCGACCGGAGCGTGTTGCCGGCCGCGCTCACCGACGAGTTGAACGACGCCGAGGAGCGCGTGGTCATCGCCCGGCGGGTCTACAACGACGCGGTGCGCGACGCCCTGGCGTTGCGGCGGCGTCGCCGCGTGCGGTACTTCCGCCTGGCGGGAACGGCCCCCACCCCGGAGTACTTCGAGATCGCCGAGCCAGATCTGGCGAACCCGCCGACCTCCTGA
- a CDS encoding SsgA family sporulation/cell division regulator, with protein MRNEHVTLRSTAVFDLLAPRTPPVPVKVELRYDTRDPYAVVAAFRTGRAGWVEWVFARDLLADGLLGEAGDGDVRLKPSIEDPDSVFVELNSPSGHAMFEASAQELADFLDQTYDVVLPGNEHLWVDVDDALTRLIPHDLG; from the coding sequence ATGCGAAACGAACACGTCACGCTCCGGTCCACGGCGGTCTTCGACCTTCTGGCACCGCGCACGCCTCCGGTCCCGGTGAAGGTCGAACTGCGGTACGACACCCGTGACCCGTACGCGGTCGTGGCCGCGTTCCGCACCGGCCGGGCCGGCTGGGTCGAGTGGGTCTTCGCCCGCGACCTCCTGGCCGACGGACTGCTCGGTGAAGCAGGCGACGGCGACGTGCGCCTCAAGCCGTCGATCGAGGACCCCGACTCGGTCTTCGTGGAGCTGAACTCCCCGTCGGGTCACGCGATGTTCGAGGCGTCGGCTCAGGAGCTGGCCGACTTCCTCGACCAGACCTACGACGTGGTCCTGCCGGGCAACGAGCACCTGTGGGTCGACGTCGACGACGCGCTCACGCGGCTCATCCCGCACGATTTGGGCTGA
- a CDS encoding MarR family winged helix-turn-helix transcriptional regulator, with amino-acid sequence MSTPRWLTEEQQRVWREFSAAVDMVRGHIENQLQRDAGMPTTYYAVLVALSEAPGRVLRMSDLARATRSSRSRLSHAVARMEASGWIRREACPTDKRGALAHLTDAGLAAIRDAAPGHVDAVREALFDALTPEQVRELGAISVAIRTRLEPECDRVAEASTDGGETVEPR; translated from the coding sequence ATGTCGACACCCCGATGGCTCACGGAGGAGCAGCAACGCGTGTGGCGCGAATTCTCGGCCGCCGTCGACATGGTCCGTGGGCACATCGAGAACCAGCTGCAGCGCGACGCGGGGATGCCCACGACCTACTACGCGGTCCTCGTCGCGCTGTCCGAGGCGCCCGGCCGGGTGCTGCGGATGAGTGATCTCGCGCGGGCCACCCGCTCGTCCCGGAGCAGGCTCTCGCACGCCGTCGCTCGCATGGAGGCCAGCGGATGGATCCGCAGGGAGGCCTGCCCCACCGACAAGCGAGGTGCGTTGGCCCACCTCACCGACGCCGGGTTGGCGGCCATCCGAGACGCCGCTCCCGGGCACGTCGACGCCGTGCGCGAGGCCTTGTTCGACGCCCTCACCCCGGAACAGGTGCGCGAGTTGGGTGCGATCAGCGTCGCCATCCGCACCCGGTTGGAACCGGAGTGCGACCGCGTCGCGGAGGCGAGCACCGACGGCGGCGAGACCGTCGAACCGAGGTGA
- a CDS encoding YceI family protein, whose translation MTTSTTEIPGYLTGTWSIDPVHSNVSFVVRHLGVTRVRGRFTDLAGEIVTADDVADSSVTATMQAASIDTTNQQRDEHVRSADFLDAENHPTLSFRSTGVRVDGEDYLIDGELTLRGVTRPVTLIAELGGFGDGMTEGSKVLGVSARTEIKRSDFGVGTNIPTAVVSEKVVIELDIEAVRQG comes from the coding sequence ATGACCACCAGCACGACCGAGATCCCCGGCTATCTCACCGGCACCTGGTCCATCGACCCGGTGCACTCCAACGTCAGCTTCGTCGTACGCCACCTCGGCGTGACGCGGGTCCGCGGCCGGTTCACCGACCTGGCCGGCGAGATCGTCACGGCGGACGACGTCGCCGACTCGTCGGTGACCGCGACCATGCAGGCCGCGAGCATCGACACCACGAACCAGCAGCGTGACGAACACGTGCGCAGCGCCGACTTCCTCGACGCCGAGAACCACCCCACACTGAGCTTTCGCTCCACGGGCGTGCGCGTCGATGGCGAGGACTACCTGATCGACGGCGAGCTGACCCTGCGTGGCGTCACGCGGCCCGTCACCCTGATCGCCGAGCTCGGCGGCTTCGGCGACGGCATGACCGAGGGCAGCAAGGTCCTCGGTGTCTCCGCCCGCACGGAGATCAAGCGTTCCGACTTCGGCGTGGGCACCAACATCCCCACGGCCGTCGTCAGCGAGAAGGTCGTCATCGAGCTCGACATCGAAGCGGTCCGGCAGGGCTGA
- the pgsA gene encoding phosphatidylinositol phosphate synthase, whose product MLNIFARASVSRVTDPIGAALVRAGLTPNAMTLIGTAGAIAGALIFFPTGMLLAGTFVVWGFVMLDLLDGAMARAKGSTPFGAVLDATCDRLVDGALFAAIAWWGFAVADNPRVAAAALVCLVLAQVISYVKARAEASGFGDAANGGLVERAERLIIALVGTGLQGLGLPYTVEVSQWLLAALSVITLVQRIGAVATAAGKARQ is encoded by the coding sequence ATGCTCAACATCTTCGCGCGCGCGTCCGTGTCTCGTGTCACCGACCCGATCGGTGCCGCCCTGGTGCGCGCCGGGCTCACCCCGAACGCGATGACGCTCATCGGTACCGCGGGCGCCATCGCCGGGGCACTGATCTTCTTCCCGACCGGGATGCTGCTCGCGGGCACCTTCGTGGTGTGGGGCTTCGTCATGCTCGATCTCCTCGACGGAGCGATGGCGCGCGCGAAGGGCAGTACGCCCTTCGGGGCGGTGCTCGACGCGACCTGTGACCGGCTGGTCGACGGCGCGCTGTTCGCCGCCATCGCCTGGTGGGGGTTCGCCGTGGCCGACAACCCGCGCGTGGCGGCGGCCGCGCTCGTGTGTCTGGTGCTCGCGCAGGTCATCTCGTACGTCAAGGCCCGCGCCGAGGCGTCCGGTTTCGGTGACGCCGCCAACGGCGGACTCGTCGAACGTGCCGAGCGGTTGATCATCGCGTTGGTCGGAACGGGACTGCAGGGACTGGGACTGCCGTACACCGTCGAGGTGTCGCAGTGGCTGCTCGCCGCGCTGTCGGTGATCACCCTGGTCCAGCGGATCGGGGCGGTGGCCACGGCGGCCGGAAAGGCGCGACAGTGA
- a CDS encoding glycosyltransferase family 4 protein: MRIGIVCPYSFDVPGGVQGHVVDLAKALRSLGHTVSVLAPGDDGAAHLPDFVQPAGRSLGIPYNGSVARLQFGPVSYARVRRWLRDNEFDVLHLHEPTAPSLSLLALMVAEGPIVATFHTSTPRSRTLAAFEPVLRPLLEKVTARIAVSALARRVQVEHLGGDAVEIPNGVDTSFFSGAEPLEGYPRDGGTIGFVGRYTEPRKGMGVLLDALRVLAPELPALRLLVVGRGEAETLHREAGPELASRLDLLGQVDDETKARALRSVDVYCAPNTGGESFGMILTEAMAAGTPVVASALDSFRRVLDDGKAGVLVPTGDSDALADVLRGLLADPVRRARLSDAATEHVARYDWGTVVRQVVRVYETAIAADPRKVGAETGVLR, from the coding sequence ATGAGGATCGGGATCGTGTGCCCGTACTCGTTCGACGTGCCCGGGGGAGTGCAGGGACACGTCGTGGACCTCGCCAAGGCGCTGCGTTCACTCGGCCACACCGTCTCGGTGCTGGCGCCCGGTGACGACGGCGCCGCGCATCTTCCCGACTTCGTGCAGCCCGCCGGGCGTTCCCTCGGCATCCCCTACAACGGCTCGGTGGCGAGGCTGCAGTTCGGGCCGGTGTCCTACGCGCGGGTACGGCGTTGGCTCCGCGACAACGAGTTCGACGTCCTGCACCTGCACGAGCCGACGGCGCCGAGCCTGTCGCTGCTCGCGCTCATGGTGGCCGAGGGACCCATCGTCGCGACGTTCCACACCTCCACGCCGCGGTCGCGCACGCTGGCGGCGTTCGAACCGGTGCTGCGCCCGCTACTGGAGAAGGTGACCGCACGGATCGCCGTGTCCGCGCTCGCGCGGCGCGTCCAGGTCGAACACCTCGGCGGGGACGCCGTGGAGATCCCCAACGGCGTCGACACGTCGTTCTTCTCCGGCGCCGAGCCGCTGGAGGGCTACCCCCGCGACGGGGGCACGATCGGATTCGTCGGCCGCTACACCGAACCCCGCAAGGGGATGGGCGTGCTCCTCGACGCGCTGCGTGTCCTCGCGCCGGAGCTGCCGGCGCTGCGGCTGCTCGTCGTCGGCCGCGGCGAGGCGGAGACGCTCCACCGCGAAGCGGGCCCCGAACTCGCGTCCCGGCTCGATCTGCTCGGCCAGGTGGACGACGAGACCAAGGCGCGGGCTCTGCGCAGCGTGGACGTCTACTGCGCGCCGAACACCGGCGGCGAGAGCTTCGGCATGATCCTCACCGAGGCCATGGCGGCGGGCACTCCCGTCGTGGCCAGTGCGCTCGACTCCTTCCGCCGCGTGCTCGATGACGGCAAGGCGGGCGTGCTGGTGCCCACCGGCGACTCCGACGCGCTCGCGGACGTGCTGCGCGGGCTTCTCGCCGACCCGGTGCGGCGTGCCAGGCTCTCCGACGCGGCGACGGAACACGTCGCGCGCTACGACTGGGGCACCGTCGTGCGACAGGTTGTCCGGGTCTACGAGACGGCGATCGCGGCCGATCCGCGCAAGGTCGGCGCCGAGACCGGCGTCCTGCGATGA
- a CDS encoding phosphatidylinositol mannoside acyltransferase, translating into MSRQRLVDWGYAAGWRLVPKLPDAFVTTAFAVGADIAAKRNRGGVARLRRNLARVVPQAGPVELEDLTRRAMRSYARYWQEAFCLPSMSADDVRERVDFTGIEYLDAALEEGNGAVIALPHTGNWDVAGVWLVAHSGSFTTVAERLRPESLYERFVAYRESLGFEVIPADGSVSFRTLLRRLRENKVVCLVGDRDINGSGVPVTFFGEKATFPMGPARLALSTGAALLPAGCWFTERGWAVRVHPRIRVSSREEVPAATQAIADVFAGDIAAHPTDWHMLQPFWLADRAAAEDGTAAADGAERSATSAGGSEVGADERSAS; encoded by the coding sequence GTGAGCAGGCAGCGACTCGTGGACTGGGGCTACGCGGCTGGCTGGCGGCTCGTGCCGAAGCTGCCGGACGCGTTCGTCACCACCGCCTTCGCCGTCGGGGCCGACATCGCCGCGAAGCGCAACCGCGGCGGCGTCGCCCGGCTGCGCCGCAACCTCGCCAGGGTGGTGCCGCAGGCGGGCCCCGTCGAGCTGGAGGACCTGACCCGACGAGCCATGCGGTCCTACGCCCGGTACTGGCAGGAGGCGTTCTGCCTGCCGTCGATGAGCGCCGACGACGTGCGCGAGCGGGTCGACTTCACCGGCATCGAGTACCTCGACGCGGCCCTGGAGGAGGGCAACGGCGCGGTGATCGCGCTGCCGCACACCGGCAACTGGGACGTCGCCGGGGTCTGGCTGGTCGCGCACTCCGGCAGCTTCACCACGGTGGCGGAGCGGCTGCGGCCCGAATCGCTGTACGAAAGGTTCGTCGCCTACCGCGAGTCGCTCGGGTTCGAGGTCATCCCCGCCGACGGCAGTGTGTCCTTCCGGACCCTGCTGCGCCGGTTGCGGGAGAACAAGGTGGTGTGCCTGGTCGGCGACCGCGACATCAACGGCTCGGGTGTGCCCGTGACGTTCTTCGGCGAGAAGGCGACCTTCCCAATGGGGCCGGCGCGCTTGGCTCTCAGCACCGGCGCGGCGCTGCTGCCCGCCGGGTGCTGGTTCACCGAACGGGGCTGGGCCGTGCGGGTGCACCCCCGGATCAGGGTCAGCAGCCGGGAGGAGGTGCCCGCCGCCACCCAGGCCATCGCCGACGTCTTCGCGGGCGACATCGCCGCGCACCCCACGGACTGGCACATGTTGCAGCCGTTCTGGCTGGCCGACCGTGCTGCCGCCGAGGACGGGACGGCCGCCGCCGACGGGGCGGAGCGGAGCGCGACGTCCGCCGGTGGCTCCGAGGTCGGAGCCGACGAACGGAGTGCGTCATGA
- a CDS encoding proteasome assembly chaperone family protein, producing MDRNPEQLYDLDSGVSVPEEAVLLYHFDGFVDAGSAGRILVDHLRSEFDGPVVARFDVDRLLDYRSRRPTMTFAADHWAGYEDPELVVRLLHDVEGTPVLLFTGPEPDVQWETFIAAVRELIQRWRVRLSVTAHGIPMGVPHTRPLGLTAHATRPELVRSYRSAFTHVQVPGSAGALLQYRLGQAGHDALGFAAHVPHYLAQSRYPAAALRLFDAVTEATGLHVPLADLREAAHAANLEIDRQVEDSTEVAEVVTALERQYDAFTEASPESNLLADTDEMPSGDELAADFERFLAEQQQGRSEPGEG from the coding sequence GTGGATCGCAATCCGGAGCAGCTGTACGACCTGGATTCCGGCGTGTCGGTTCCGGAGGAGGCGGTGCTGCTCTACCACTTCGACGGGTTCGTCGACGCGGGATCGGCGGGAAGGATTCTCGTCGACCACCTGCGCTCGGAGTTCGACGGGCCTGTGGTGGCGCGGTTCGACGTCGATCGTCTGCTCGACTACCGGTCGCGGCGGCCCACGATGACGTTCGCGGCGGACCACTGGGCCGGCTACGAGGACCCCGAGCTGGTGGTGCGCCTGCTGCACGACGTCGAGGGGACGCCGGTGCTGCTGTTCACCGGGCCCGAACCCGACGTGCAGTGGGAGACGTTCATCGCGGCGGTGCGGGAGCTCATCCAGCGCTGGCGGGTCCGGCTGTCGGTCACCGCGCACGGCATCCCGATGGGCGTCCCGCACACCAGACCGTTGGGACTGACGGCGCACGCGACGCGCCCGGAGCTCGTGCGCAGCTACCGGTCCGCGTTCACCCACGTGCAGGTTCCGGGCAGCGCGGGTGCCCTGCTGCAGTACCGCTTGGGACAGGCCGGGCACGACGCCCTGGGCTTCGCCGCGCACGTCCCGCACTACCTCGCGCAGTCGCGGTACCCGGCTGCGGCATTGCGCCTGTTCGACGCCGTGACCGAGGCGACCGGGCTGCACGTCCCGCTGGCCGACCTGCGTGAGGCCGCGCACGCCGCGAACCTGGAGATCGACCGGCAGGTGGAGGACAGCACCGAGGTCGCCGAGGTCGTCACGGCGTTGGAGCGGCAGTACGACGCCTTCACCGAGGCGAGCCCCGAGAGCAACCTGCTGGCGGACACCGACGAGATGCCGAGCGGCGACGAGTTGGCGGCGGATTTCGAGCGCTTCCTCGCCGAACAGCAGCAGGGACGTTCGGAACCGGGGGAGGGCTGA
- a CDS encoding LysE family translocator, giving the protein MIFSTVLTPATSAATLVALLVFLFPLAYSPGPGNAFFAALGAARGLRAALPALAGYHVATFVVAASIGLGMGVTVLEHPLLATVLSAVGSLYVLWLAVTIVRSARTKGGSRTTAATRQDQRIGFRSGAIVLLLNPKAYYIIAVMFTQFLRPPDGGGVVAVLVITIVFTLNNLVAFVAWALGGRALTALFRSERSKRWIDYGFAAVLVGVAAWLAAPLFR; this is encoded by the coding sequence GTGATCTTCTCGACCGTCCTGACGCCCGCGACGAGCGCGGCCACGCTCGTCGCACTCCTGGTCTTCCTGTTCCCGCTCGCCTACAGTCCGGGCCCGGGAAACGCGTTCTTCGCGGCGCTCGGTGCGGCGCGGGGGCTGCGCGCCGCCCTGCCGGCCCTCGCCGGTTACCACGTCGCGACCTTCGTCGTGGCCGCGTCCATCGGGCTCGGAATGGGCGTCACCGTCCTCGAACATCCGTTGCTCGCGACGGTGCTCAGCGCAGTCGGGAGCCTCTACGTGCTGTGGCTTGCGGTGACGATCGTCCGTTCAGCTCGCACGAAGGGCGGCTCCAGGACGACGGCCGCGACGAGGCAGGACCAGCGAATCGGCTTCCGGTCCGGCGCGATCGTCCTCCTGCTGAACCCCAAGGCCTACTACATCATCGCGGTGATGTTCACCCAGTTCCTCAGGCCGCCCGACGGCGGCGGCGTCGTCGCGGTGCTGGTGATCACGATCGTGTTCACACTGAACAACCTCGTCGCCTTCGTCGCCTGGGCACTCGGCGGCCGGGCACTCACCGCTCTGTTTCGCAGTGAGCGGTCGAAGCGCTGGATCGACTACGGCTTCGCCGCCGTCCTCGTCGGAGTGGCGGCCTGGCTGGCGGCACCGCTGTTTCGCTGA
- a CDS encoding HIT family protein gives MASDDESREEPREEFVEQDGVGVTDQLQRLWTPHRLAYIKGENKPDGDGESGCPFCRLAGLDDESALIVARGESVYAVLNLYPYNPGHLMVVPYRHVADYTDLTAEETAEVADFTKHAMRVIRSVSGAHGFNIGLNQGVAAGAGIAAHLHQHVVPRWGGDSNFMPVVGHTKVLPQLLGETRTLLADAW, from the coding sequence TTGGCCAGTGACGACGAGTCGCGCGAGGAACCGCGCGAGGAGTTCGTGGAGCAGGACGGTGTGGGCGTCACGGACCAGCTGCAGCGGCTGTGGACCCCGCACCGTCTCGCCTACATCAAGGGCGAGAACAAGCCCGACGGCGACGGCGAGAGCGGCTGCCCGTTCTGCCGTCTCGCGGGGCTGGACGACGAGAGTGCGCTGATCGTCGCGCGCGGTGAGTCGGTGTACGCGGTGCTCAACCTGTACCCGTACAACCCGGGGCACCTCATGGTGGTGCCCTACCGGCACGTCGCCGACTACACCGACCTCACGGCCGAGGAGACCGCGGAGGTCGCCGACTTCACCAAGCACGCCATGCGGGTGATCAGATCGGTGTCGGGCGCGCACGGCTTCAACATCGGTCTGAACCAGGGCGTGGCCGCCGGAGCGGGAATCGCCGCCCACTTGCACCAGCACGTGGTGCCGAGGTGGGGCGGCGACTCCAACTTCATGCCGGTCGTCGGGCACACCAAGGTGTTGCCGCAGCTCCTCGGGGAGACCCGCACGCTGCTCGCCGACGCCTGGTGA
- the der gene encoding ribosome biogenesis GTPase Der, protein MTELDGTWSDEAEFLRLDAAAAEGSQAEDGEPPQPVVAVVGRPNVGKSTLVNRILGRREAVVQDTPGVTRDRIAYDATWRGRRFTLVDTGGWEPNASGLQASVAAQAELAMATADVVLLVVDATVGATSADEAVAKVLRRSKRPVVLAANKVDDERLVAETASLWSLGLGEPQPVSALHGRSSGDLLDVLVDALPEAPRETDAVAGGPRRVALVGKPNVGKSSLLNKLTGEERAVVDSVAGTTVDPVDSLVELDGEPWRFVDTAGLRKRVQTASGAEYYASLRTKSAIDSAEVAIVLLDASEPLSEQDLRIVTTVVDAGRALVLAFNKWDLVDEERRRQLDREIDRGLVRVPWAERVNVSALTGRAVRKLAPALRTALTSWDQRVPTGQLNSWLSDLIAATPPPVRGGKQPKVLFATQAGVRPPTLVLFTTGFLEAGYRRFVERKFRERFGFTGTPVRINVRVREKKPRKK, encoded by the coding sequence ATGACCGAACTGGACGGAACCTGGTCCGACGAGGCGGAGTTCCTCCGGCTCGACGCTGCCGCCGCCGAGGGATCGCAGGCGGAGGACGGCGAGCCTCCCCAGCCCGTGGTGGCCGTCGTCGGGAGGCCCAACGTCGGCAAGTCCACGCTCGTCAACCGCATCCTGGGTCGCCGGGAGGCGGTCGTGCAGGACACGCCCGGCGTGACGCGCGACCGCATCGCCTACGACGCCACCTGGCGAGGCCGCCGGTTCACCCTCGTGGACACCGGCGGTTGGGAACCCAACGCCTCCGGCTTGCAGGCCTCGGTGGCGGCGCAGGCCGAGCTGGCGATGGCCACGGCCGACGTCGTGTTGCTCGTGGTGGACGCCACCGTGGGGGCGACGTCGGCGGACGAGGCGGTGGCGAAGGTGCTGCGCCGGTCGAAGCGCCCGGTGGTCCTGGCGGCGAACAAGGTGGACGACGAGCGGCTGGTGGCCGAGACGGCGTCGCTGTGGTCCCTGGGGCTGGGCGAGCCGCAGCCGGTGAGTGCCCTGCACGGGCGGAGCTCCGGCGACCTGCTCGACGTTCTCGTGGACGCGCTGCCCGAGGCGCCCCGGGAGACCGACGCGGTCGCGGGCGGGCCCCGGCGCGTGGCGCTGGTCGGCAAGCCCAACGTCGGGAAGTCGAGCCTGCTCAACAAGCTGACCGGCGAGGAGCGCGCCGTGGTGGACTCCGTGGCGGGCACCACGGTCGACCCGGTGGACTCGCTGGTCGAGCTCGACGGCGAGCCGTGGCGTTTCGTCGACACCGCGGGCCTGCGCAAGCGGGTCCAGACCGCGAGCGGTGCCGAGTACTACGCCTCGCTGCGGACCAAGAGCGCCATCGACTCGGCCGAGGTCGCCATCGTGCTCCTCGACGCGAGCGAGCCGCTGTCGGAGCAGGATCTGCGCATCGTGACCACCGTCGTCGACGCGGGCCGTGCGCTGGTGCTGGCCTTCAACAAGTGGGACCTCGTGGACGAGGAGCGCCGGCGCCAGCTCGACCGGGAGATCGATCGCGGACTGGTGCGGGTGCCGTGGGCGGAGCGGGTGAACGTGTCCGCGCTCACCGGCCGCGCGGTGCGCAAGCTCGCCCCCGCGCTGCGGACCGCGTTGACGTCGTGGGACCAGCGGGTGCCCACCGGGCAGCTCAACAGCTGGTTGTCCGATCTGATCGCCGCGACGCCGCCCCCGGTGCGGGGCGGTAAGCAGCCGAAGGTGCTGTTCGCCACGCAGGCCGGTGTGCGGCCGCCGACGCTGGTGCTGTTCACGACCGGCTTCCTGGAGGCGGGCTACCGGCGGTTCGTCGAGCGCAAGTTCCGCGAGCGGTTCGGTTTCACGGGCACGCCCGTGCGCATCAACGTCCGCGTGCGGGAGAAGAAGCCCAGAAAGAAGTGA